One Spinacia oleracea cultivar Varoflay chromosome 4, BTI_SOV_V1, whole genome shotgun sequence DNA segment encodes these proteins:
- the LOC130471732 gene encoding uncharacterized protein gives MSWSLKKIWQQRETLSSSGDLQKFVTAGKFKIQRMYNHLRQQGESVGWKRIVCNSHASPKSVFIVWLTLEDRLATKERLRRWNVIADSVCCLCHNSNESRDHLFFACSFSADIWNQVLQRSGIHRTVGSWNDEVQWVEKASRSTRSKARMCNSLFCETVYSIWLAMNSKVFSNQLDSSLSIVNRILFRVACNS, from the coding sequence ATGTCTTGGTCTTTGAAGAAGATTTGGCAGCAAAGGGAGACACTGAGTAGCTCTGGTGATTTGCAGAAGTTTGTAACTGCAGGAAAATTTAAGATTCAGAGAATGTATAATCATTTGAGACAGCAAGGGGAATCTGTGGGGTGGAAGAGAATTGTTTGCAACAGTCATGCTAGCCCTAAAAGTGTCTTTATTGTGTGGCTGACCCTGGAGGATAGACTTGCAACTAAAGAAAGACTGAGAAGATGGAATGTTATAGCAGATAGTGTGTGTTGCCTTTGTCACAACTCAAATGAAAGTAGGGATCACCTTTTCTTTGCCTGCAGTTTTTCTGCTGACATTTGGAATCAGGTCCTGCAGAGAAGTGGCATACATAGAACTGTTGGATCTTGGAATGATGAAGTGCAGTGGGTGGAGAAAGCAAGCAGGAGTACTAGAAGTAAAGCTAGAATGTGTAATAGTTTGTTTTGTGAAACTGTGTACTCTATCTGGCTAGCTATGAACTCTAAAGTCTTTTCTAACCAGTTAGACAGTAGCTTAAGTATTGTAAACAGAATTCTGTTTAGGGTAGCTTGTAATAGctag